From a single Nostoc edaphicum CCNP1411 genomic region:
- a CDS encoding ADP-ribosylglycohydrolase family protein, whose translation MRYSPISRFKGTLLGAFLGESLASGSEIQFQGYLDLGRMAVVGTQSLIALGRLDLDDWIGRQQQESPHLLETDDISIKIIISTLPVALFFHENTIKLRQNLLRVLKIWDDDPVVRDGTLAVGYAIALALTEKLDPLTLIPQTVSFLGETPTSIPKNLLRVQNLLQQGAGLSRAQAEFAKKEKLSNTIAMAFYCFLSTLEDFRLAVLQATDNGNTKMQDATPLISQATGAITGALSGAYNGTGGIPVNWQVLLLQRNSPAWGLTSFSQMLELTDAFVAVWSGVYDLALNPTELTEEECEVALLSVYAAPRVIRSR comes from the coding sequence ATGCGTTACTCTCCTATAAGTCGGTTTAAAGGTACTTTACTCGGAGCATTCCTGGGAGAAAGTTTAGCCTCTGGTAGTGAAATACAGTTTCAGGGTTACCTAGATTTAGGCAGAATGGCGGTTGTGGGTACCCAGAGTTTGATAGCATTAGGTAGATTAGATTTAGATGATTGGATAGGGCGTCAGCAACAAGAGTCTCCTCATTTACTAGAAACTGATGACATATCAATAAAAATAATTATTTCCACACTACCAGTAGCACTCTTTTTTCACGAAAATACAATTAAGCTGCGACAAAACTTGTTGCGTGTGCTAAAAATCTGGGATGATGACCCAGTAGTAAGGGATGGAACACTAGCAGTAGGATATGCGATCGCTCTTGCCCTAACTGAAAAACTCGACCCCTTAACCCTTATCCCGCAAACGGTTTCTTTTCTCGGAGAAACACCGACATCAATACCAAAAAACTTATTAAGAGTCCAGAATTTATTACAACAAGGGGCTGGATTGTCAAGGGCGCAAGCTGAGTTTGCTAAGAAAGAAAAACTCAGTAACACTATTGCTATGGCATTTTACTGCTTTTTAAGTACCTTGGAAGACTTTCGCCTTGCAGTTTTGCAGGCTACTGACAATGGCAATACTAAAATGCAAGATGCTACACCTCTAATCTCACAGGCTACAGGTGCAATTACTGGTGCTTTATCAGGAGCATATAATGGTACAGGTGGAATTCCCGTAAATTGGCAAGTATTGCTCTTGCAGAGGAATTCTCCAGCATGGGGACTAACTAGCTTTTCTCAAATGTTAGAATTGACCGATGCATTTGTGGCGGTGTGGTCAGGAGTGTATGATCTGGCTCTAAATCCAACGGAGTTAACAGAGGAGGAATGTGAGGTGGCTCTGCTTTCAGTTTATGCAGCTCCTCGCGTTATTCGGTCGCGTTAA
- the aroQ gene encoding type II 3-dehydroquinate dehydratase: MIARAVATKITVVNSTSQPLSILALHGPNLNLLGQREPGIYGSLTLGEINRLLEEEALKLQATVFPLQSNHEGILVDTIHEALGQYQGILINAGAYTHTSVALRDAIAAVNLPTVEVHLSNIYRREEFRHHSYIAPVAIGQISGFGVQSYLLGLQALVNHLRKDET; this comes from the coding sequence ATGATCGCTCGCGCCGTCGCCACTAAAATCACAGTGGTAAACTCGACGTCACAACCCTTAAGCATTCTGGCATTGCATGGGCCAAACTTAAATTTGCTAGGACAGCGAGAACCAGGAATTTATGGTTCTTTGACACTAGGTGAAATTAACCGCCTGTTAGAAGAAGAAGCATTAAAGTTACAGGCGACAGTTTTTCCTTTGCAGTCAAATCATGAAGGAATTTTAGTAGATACTATTCATGAGGCGTTAGGGCAATATCAAGGAATTTTGATTAATGCAGGGGCGTACACCCATACAAGTGTGGCATTGCGAGATGCGATCGCTGCTGTTAACTTGCCTACAGTAGAAGTGCATCTGAGTAACATTTACCGCCGTGAAGAATTTCGCCATCATTCTTACATCGCTCCAGTCGCGATTGGTCAAATAAGTGGTTTTGGCGTCCAAAGTTACTTGTTGGGCTTACAAGCTTTAGTGAATCATTTAAGAAAAGACGAAACGTAA